The genomic interval GAACGAGCGGGGATTCTTGCACAGCGGATCAAAAGTGAGATGAAAACACTGTTCACCCGGCGGCGGTTCTTCAGCAGAATGTGTCGGATGTCTTCCAGCGACAGAATGATATGGCTGCGCAGCATTGTGACTCCCATGAAGATTACGGCAGAGTATCTTCCGGCCTATGCGTATTCGTAAAATATCCCCACGGTTCGGGACACTAACTAAGCGGTATGATGCAACCGGCAGGCAGGGCTGTTTTTATACAAAAAAACTTTCACATCCTTGTATTCCCATCTTTATGCCACTATCTTTACTATTAATACGGCGTAAGGAGGGTGACCAATGCGTCTTTCCAGGCTCCTTATTATCGCTGTTTTGTTTTTGTCCTGTCTGATTGGATGGTCAGATACCATGGCCATTGCGCAGACGCCGGCTAAACCGAAACGTTCCCACCTGACCTTTTCCTGGATGTTGCCGCAGTTCTCCGGGTCAGCCATCGATGCGCTATACGCAAGCTATTCGTATCCGCACTCCTATGATCTCCCGACAAACGGCTTCGATCTCCACCTGCTGCTGGACATGACAAACAGCTTCTATCTGGGGATGGGCATGGGCTACGGATGGCAGAATTTTGAAGGCGATGATGGTTACGAAGCCCGGGATTTTTCTGTCATGGA from Marispirochaeta sp. carries:
- a CDS encoding outer membrane beta-barrel protein, translated to MRLSRLLIIAVLFLSCLIGWSDTMAIAQTPAKPKRSHLTFSWMLPQFSGSAIDALYASYSYPHSYDLPTNGFDLHLLLDMTNSFYLGMGMGYGWQNFEGDDGYEARDFSVMDLRFTFGMLLPIGGILSLYFGGGLNYVILTLGDNWDPGEGWMEEGLGLSFEGGMDFYLSSVCLSVRLNYTYVPELSADEIFLEPEDMDIRSIILGAGFRF